A genomic window from Micromonospora ferruginea includes:
- a CDS encoding helix-turn-helix transcriptional regulator, translating into MSGELLSDDVHRETFRPTARAVSDRHASVLDELRRSISTSQHDLHRAQSHLAEASSELQWWISRLGEGAQPSEPGIDVVADDPEFRRLSGRLCEREAAGCRLLHGEPSGGAAPEHPMPAPGDAGHRGVAARTRLEAADYRDAVTRAGRSGHRFRVLPLLVTTMQLADGVALLSLRQPAGPVGLLLRRAELVELARQHFDGAWVRALPVDPGRTALDAPPDADQPSEVQLEILRLAAVGAKDESIARSLGRSTRWVRRHFEMLEEQLGAVNRMTLGIAAVRRGWI; encoded by the coding sequence ATGTCTGGAGAGCTGCTGTCCGACGACGTCCATCGAGAGACTTTCCGTCCCACCGCGAGAGCGGTCAGCGACCGGCACGCGTCCGTTCTCGACGAGCTGCGCCGTTCGATCTCCACCAGCCAACACGATCTGCACCGGGCGCAGAGCCACCTCGCCGAGGCGAGCAGCGAGTTGCAGTGGTGGATCAGTCGGCTCGGCGAGGGGGCACAGCCCAGTGAGCCGGGCATCGACGTGGTGGCGGACGACCCGGAGTTCCGTCGGCTCTCGGGCCGGCTCTGCGAGCGGGAGGCGGCAGGTTGCCGGCTCCTGCACGGCGAGCCGTCCGGCGGCGCCGCGCCGGAGCATCCGATGCCCGCGCCGGGCGACGCCGGGCACCGGGGCGTCGCGGCGCGTACGCGGCTGGAGGCGGCGGACTACCGGGACGCGGTGACCCGGGCGGGCCGCTCCGGTCACCGCTTCCGGGTGCTGCCCCTCCTGGTCACCACGATGCAGCTCGCCGACGGGGTCGCGCTGCTCTCGCTGCGGCAGCCGGCGGGTCCGGTCGGTCTGCTGCTCCGCCGCGCCGAGCTGGTGGAGTTGGCGCGCCAGCACTTCGACGGGGCCTGGGTCCGGGCGCTCCCGGTCGACCCCGGTCGGACGGCGCTGGACGCCCCGCCGGACGCCGACCAGCCGTCCGAGGTGCAGCTTGAGATCCTCCGGCTGGCCGCGGTGGGCGCCAAGGACGAGTCGATCGCCCGCAGCCTGGGCCGCAGCACCCGGTGGGTGCGGCGGCACTTCGAGATGCTCGAGGAGCAGCTCGGCGCGGTCAACCGGATGACCCTCGGCATCGCGGCGGTCCGCCGCGGCTGGATCTGA
- a CDS encoding immune inhibitor A domain-containing protein — protein sequence MLPISQSKAGRRLLVALPAIALAATSLTATGSAAAQPSRPAPATIAADEYYINYAEPEVQPDTGGKETKGRDGVFSSPADEARAYDRKYAGGNPATARELAKLEAKSIRTGQSPRKIKKAKSTQTAKLLTLLVEFNDKANDDFTNVMVPKTVFEDRTCVPGTVQNGPRHNTIPNPATLPHKDNNSMWVPDFSPAHYDKMLYTKKGITERVRKDLKGPDGKPGISLAGRTMHNMYLEMSKGAYTVDGQASPWITVPHSEGWYAASRCFQDENGNWVAGREQSMNGHPDNPQGAGRLATDAIDALAAADPSFPWADYDIEDQSDRDGDGNFHEPDGVIDHLVLVHANQGKSRGGGDVGVYSVWAHSSTVAGGYTIPGTNLKVSNYIVQPEDAGVGVFAHEFGHDLGLPDLYDTSGNADSDVDFWDLMASGSHSGEIFQALPTHMGLWDKWVLGWAEPKTFGPGDRAKLVKLGQTSRTPVGTEDGIKIDLPDKVITLAEPHSGANMWYSGADQAWADVKLSRTVTVPNAADAKFWMWNDYVIEEDWDYGFVEVSTDGGATWTERKVYDESGALVSTDDGYADPNGRMVDFGNKKYGLTGSTDGWRHDYVDLSPYAGQTVQVRLRYATDEAFQERGWFADDFSVTGGGATTWSDDVEGGAAGWTQTGGTFTDTSGAGWHTDSGTQVKSHYYLAEWRNFDGFDKGLKYTYDTVYSHEAWKVDRISYNAPGMLVWYRDTELGDVNHVTGQMTALPSYGAKGGLLIVDSHNDPLRRTGEAAAKDPSVLKNLPSRPQSSNAAFGLTKTYPFKECLEASDEPYSEYCTKFGAQAPVRAFTDAKGWYPGIEIRDGAAYARDNDASVVVPSKGNQKYTTRVVNPDGSPATDWYGTELGGGAIVLGTGNPRDAGVAYGTSIVILKAAKDNAYATVFVVPPKN from the coding sequence ATGCTCCCCATTTCGCAGTCCAAGGCGGGCAGACGACTACTCGTCGCGCTGCCCGCCATCGCCCTCGCGGCCACGTCGCTGACCGCGACGGGCAGCGCGGCGGCCCAGCCGTCCCGGCCCGCACCGGCGACCATCGCGGCGGACGAGTACTACATCAACTACGCCGAGCCCGAGGTGCAGCCGGACACCGGCGGCAAGGAGACCAAGGGTAGGGACGGGGTCTTCTCCTCCCCGGCCGACGAGGCCCGCGCCTACGACCGCAAGTACGCCGGCGGCAACCCGGCCACGGCGCGTGAGCTGGCCAAGCTGGAGGCCAAGTCGATCCGGACCGGGCAGAGCCCGCGAAAGATCAAGAAGGCCAAGAGCACCCAGACCGCCAAGCTGCTGACGCTGCTGGTCGAGTTCAACGACAAGGCCAACGACGACTTCACCAACGTGATGGTCCCGAAGACGGTCTTCGAGGACCGCACCTGCGTTCCCGGCACGGTGCAGAACGGGCCGCGGCACAACACCATCCCGAACCCGGCCACCCTGCCGCACAAGGACAACAACTCGATGTGGGTGCCGGACTTCTCCCCGGCCCACTACGACAAGATGCTCTACACCAAGAAGGGCATCACGGAGCGGGTCCGCAAGGACCTCAAGGGGCCGGACGGCAAGCCGGGCATCAGCCTGGCCGGGCGGACCATGCACAACATGTACCTGGAGATGTCCAAGGGCGCGTACACCGTGGACGGGCAGGCCAGCCCGTGGATCACGGTCCCGCACTCGGAGGGCTGGTACGCGGCGTCGCGCTGCTTCCAGGACGAGAACGGCAACTGGGTCGCCGGGCGTGAGCAGTCGATGAACGGCCACCCGGACAACCCGCAGGGCGCGGGCCGGCTCGCCACCGACGCGATCGACGCGCTGGCCGCCGCCGACCCGAGCTTCCCGTGGGCCGACTACGACATCGAGGACCAGAGCGACCGCGACGGCGACGGCAACTTCCACGAGCCGGACGGCGTGATCGACCACCTGGTGCTGGTGCACGCCAACCAGGGCAAGTCCCGCGGTGGCGGCGACGTCGGCGTCTACTCGGTCTGGGCGCACTCGTCCACCGTGGCCGGCGGCTACACGATCCCCGGCACCAACCTGAAGGTGTCGAACTACATCGTGCAGCCGGAGGACGCCGGCGTCGGCGTCTTCGCCCACGAGTTCGGGCACGACCTCGGCCTGCCGGACCTCTACGACACCTCGGGCAACGCCGACTCCGACGTGGACTTCTGGGACCTGATGGCGTCCGGCTCGCACTCCGGCGAGATCTTCCAGGCGCTCCCCACCCACATGGGCCTCTGGGACAAGTGGGTGCTCGGCTGGGCCGAGCCGAAGACCTTCGGGCCGGGTGACCGGGCCAAGCTGGTCAAGCTCGGGCAGACCTCGCGTACGCCGGTCGGCACCGAGGACGGCATCAAGATCGACCTGCCGGACAAGGTGATCACGCTGGCCGAGCCGCACAGCGGCGCGAACATGTGGTACTCCGGCGCCGACCAGGCGTGGGCGGACGTCAAGCTGAGCCGCACGGTGACCGTCCCGAACGCCGCCGACGCGAAGTTCTGGATGTGGAACGACTACGTCATCGAGGAGGACTGGGACTACGGCTTCGTCGAGGTCTCCACCGACGGCGGCGCCACCTGGACCGAGCGCAAGGTGTACGACGAGTCCGGCGCGCTGGTCTCCACCGACGACGGCTACGCCGACCCGAACGGGCGGATGGTCGACTTCGGCAACAAGAAGTACGGCCTGACCGGCAGCACCGACGGCTGGCGCCACGACTACGTGGACCTGTCGCCGTACGCCGGGCAGACCGTGCAGGTGCGGCTGCGGTACGCCACCGACGAGGCGTTCCAGGAGCGCGGCTGGTTCGCCGACGACTTCTCGGTGACCGGCGGCGGCGCCACCACGTGGAGCGACGACGTCGAGGGCGGGGCGGCCGGCTGGACCCAGACCGGCGGCACGTTCACCGACACCAGCGGCGCCGGCTGGCACACCGACTCGGGCACCCAGGTCAAGTCGCACTACTACCTGGCCGAGTGGCGCAACTTCGACGGCTTCGACAAGGGCCTGAAGTACACCTACGACACCGTCTACTCGCACGAGGCGTGGAAGGTCGACCGGATCTCCTACAACGCGCCGGGCATGCTGGTGTGGTACCGGGACACCGAGCTCGGCGACGTCAACCACGTCACCGGGCAGATGACCGCGCTGCCCAGCTACGGCGCCAAGGGCGGGCTGCTGATCGTCGACTCGCACAACGACCCGCTGCGCCGCACGGGCGAGGCGGCGGCGAAGGACCCGTCGGTGCTGAAGAACCTGCCCAGCCGCCCGCAGTCGTCCAACGCCGCGTTCGGGTTGACGAAGACGTACCCGTTCAAGGAGTGCCTGGAGGCGTCGGACGAGCCGTACAGCGAGTACTGCACGAAGTTCGGCGCCCAGGCGCCGGTGCGGGCCTTCACCGACGCCAAGGGCTGGTACCCGGGCATCGAGATCCGCGACGGCGCCGCGTACGCGCGGGACAACGACGCCTCGGTGGTCGTCCCGTCGAAGGGCAACCAGAAGTACACCACCCGGGTGGTGAACCCGGACGGCAGCCCGGCGACCGACTGGTACGGCACCGAGTTGGGTGGCGGCGCGATCGTGCTGGGCACCGGCAACCCGCGGGACGCGGGTGTCGCGTACGGCACCTCGATCGTCATCCTGAAGGCGGCGAAGGACAACGCGTACGCCACGGTGTTCGTGGTCCCGCCGAAGAACTGA
- the acs gene encoding acetate--CoA ligase, producing MSEALANLLNETRQFPPPAELAANANVTAAAYDEAAGDRLAFWERQAGRLTWAQPWEQVLDWSNAPFAKWFTGGRLNVAYNCVDRHVEAGHGDKVAIHWEGEPGDTRTVTYADLHRLTCQAANALTELGVTAGDRVAIYLPMIPEAAVAMLACARIGATHSVVFGGFSADALTNRIQDASAKVVITADGGFRRGKPSALKPTVDEAVANCPSVEHVLVVRRTGEEVGWSAKDHWWHEAVENASPEHEAQPFDAEHPLFILYTSGTTARPKGILHTTGGYLTQASYTTHAVFDLKPETDVYWCTADIGWVTGHSYIVYGPLSNGATQIMYEGTPDTPHKGRFWEIVDKYKVSILYTAPTLIRTMMKWGEDVPAGYDLSSLRLLGSVGEPINPEAWIWYRQYVGRGELPVVDTWWQTETGAMMISPLPGVTEAKPGSAMAPLPGIAADVVDDQGESVPNGGGGYLVLTEPWPSMLRTIWGDDSRFLETYWSRFGAGANAGDKWVYFAGDGAKKDDDGHIWLLGRVDDVMLVSGHNISTTEVESALVSHPSVAEAAVVGATDPTTGQAIVAFAIPRGSAEISGDAGEQLIAELRNHVAKTLGPIAKPRQIMLVPELPKTRSGKIMRRLLRDVAENRSLGDVTTLQDSSVMDLISSGMGGGRSDED from the coding sequence ATGAGCGAGGCATTGGCCAATCTGCTGAACGAGACGCGCCAGTTCCCGCCACCGGCCGAACTCGCCGCCAACGCCAACGTGACCGCGGCGGCGTACGACGAGGCGGCCGGTGACCGGCTCGCCTTCTGGGAGCGCCAGGCCGGCCGGCTGACCTGGGCGCAGCCGTGGGAGCAGGTGCTCGACTGGTCGAACGCCCCGTTCGCGAAGTGGTTCACCGGTGGCCGGCTCAACGTGGCGTACAACTGCGTGGACCGGCACGTGGAGGCGGGCCACGGCGACAAGGTGGCGATCCACTGGGAGGGCGAGCCGGGCGACACCCGCACGGTCACCTACGCCGACCTGCACCGGCTCACCTGCCAGGCGGCGAACGCGTTGACCGAGCTGGGCGTGACCGCCGGCGACCGGGTGGCGATCTACCTGCCGATGATCCCGGAGGCGGCGGTGGCGATGCTCGCCTGCGCCCGGATCGGCGCCACCCACAGCGTGGTGTTCGGCGGCTTCTCCGCCGACGCGTTGACCAACCGGATCCAGGACGCCAGCGCCAAGGTGGTGATCACCGCGGACGGCGGGTTCCGCCGGGGCAAGCCGTCGGCGCTGAAGCCGACCGTGGACGAGGCGGTGGCGAACTGCCCGTCGGTGGAGCACGTGCTGGTGGTGCGCCGCACCGGCGAGGAGGTCGGCTGGTCGGCGAAGGACCACTGGTGGCACGAGGCGGTGGAGAACGCCTCGCCGGAGCACGAGGCGCAGCCGTTCGACGCCGAGCACCCGCTGTTCATCCTCTACACCAGCGGCACCACCGCCCGGCCGAAGGGCATCCTGCACACCACCGGCGGCTACCTGACACAGGCGTCGTACACCACGCACGCGGTCTTCGACCTGAAGCCGGAGACCGACGTCTACTGGTGCACGGCCGACATCGGCTGGGTGACCGGCCACTCCTACATCGTCTACGGCCCGCTCTCCAACGGCGCCACCCAGATCATGTACGAGGGCACCCCGGACACGCCGCACAAGGGCCGGTTCTGGGAGATCGTCGACAAGTACAAGGTCAGCATCCTCTACACCGCGCCGACGCTGATCCGCACCATGATGAAGTGGGGTGAGGACGTCCCGGCCGGCTACGACCTGTCGTCGCTGCGCCTGCTCGGCAGCGTCGGCGAGCCGATCAACCCGGAGGCGTGGATCTGGTACCGGCAGTACGTGGGCCGGGGTGAGCTGCCGGTGGTCGACACCTGGTGGCAGACCGAGACCGGGGCGATGATGATCTCGCCGTTGCCGGGCGTGACCGAGGCGAAGCCCGGTTCGGCGATGGCGCCGTTGCCCGGCATCGCCGCCGACGTGGTCGACGACCAGGGCGAGTCGGTGCCGAACGGCGGCGGTGGCTACCTGGTGCTGACCGAGCCGTGGCCGTCGATGCTGCGCACCATCTGGGGCGACGACAGCCGGTTCCTGGAGACCTACTGGTCGCGGTTCGGCGCGGGCGCGAACGCCGGCGACAAGTGGGTCTACTTCGCCGGCGACGGCGCCAAGAAGGACGACGACGGGCACATCTGGCTGCTCGGCCGGGTCGACGACGTGATGCTGGTGTCCGGGCACAACATCTCCACCACGGAGGTCGAGTCGGCGCTGGTCAGCCACCCGTCGGTGGCGGAGGCGGCGGTGGTGGGCGCGACCGACCCGACGACCGGGCAGGCGATCGTGGCGTTCGCCATCCCGCGCGGCAGCGCGGAGATCTCCGGCGACGCGGGCGAGCAGCTCATCGCCGAGCTGCGCAACCACGTGGCGAAGACGCTCGGCCCGATCGCCAAGCCGCGGCAGATCATGCTGGTGCCGGAGCTGCCGAAGACCCGCTCCGGCAAGATCATGCGACGACTGCTGCGGGACGTGGCGGAGAACCGGTCGCTCGGGGACGTGACCACGCTCCAGGACTCCTCGGTGATGGACCTGATCTCCTCCGGGATGGGCGGGGGCCGGTCCGACGAGGACTGA
- a CDS encoding immune inhibitor A domain-containing protein — translation MGLLGLSLTATGLMAGTSASAAPTPKLPTTAPSVAEPAQAEHDLPNPLEDKRRALRQEGLSEVLSGRAKAQKINGSTVVKVGETAAEGASAGKAARSTKAGKGPTKDQYVELSRERTDKIFVILAEFGDERHPDFPDKDTDPNTAGPTKFDGPRVNQIPQPNRAVDNSTVWQPDYSAEHYRQLYFGTKPGDESLKQYYEAQSSGRYSVEGEVTNWVKVKYNEARYGRSDDPKADDDPTGDPAVCDSNVCSNTWDLVRDAANQWVADQKKQGRTDAQIAADVKSMDEYDRYDYDGDGNFNEPDGYIDHFQIVHAGGDQADGDPIQGEDAIWSHRWYAYASDQGNTGPADFPAGGTQIGNTGVWIGDYTIQPENGGRSVFYHEYGHDLGLPDDYNVGTSADNNNEHWTLMAQSRLGAKNDAGIGDRGGDLGAWNKLQLGWLDYETVVAGQKRTLNLGPQEYNSSKAQAAVVVLPQREYTFQNGKPFEGTKQYFSGNADDLNSSMTRTLDFTGKSTAALTMKGRYNIETGFDYMFFEASLDGGSSWVSLPGTVDGRPLKEISPGRFALDGSSRGNWVDVNIPMDAAAGKVVQFRLRYQTDGGVSSGGFYGDAITVTADGQTVLADGAEAGTNGWTLAGGFGIVEETYTRKFDNYYIAGNRSYVSYDKYLKTGPYFFGYANTRPDYVDHYAYQEGLLISYWNLRWADNNTAPASATNPGGHPGEGRNLYIDSRPRPLYNLTGQPWRARVQVYDAPFSLKKADSFTLHINSQPQYIRGQAAAPVFDDSKQYWFAELPNHGVKVPNNGVKIRVVEQNGTSMKIRIS, via the coding sequence GTGGGTCTGCTCGGGCTTTCGCTGACCGCGACGGGGCTGATGGCAGGTACGTCCGCCAGTGCCGCGCCGACGCCGAAGCTGCCGACCACCGCTCCGTCGGTGGCCGAGCCTGCGCAGGCTGAACACGACCTGCCCAACCCGCTCGAGGACAAGCGGCGCGCGCTGCGCCAGGAAGGCCTCAGCGAGGTTCTGTCCGGCAGGGCGAAGGCCCAGAAGATCAACGGCAGCACGGTCGTCAAGGTTGGCGAGACGGCTGCCGAGGGTGCCTCGGCGGGCAAGGCCGCCCGGAGCACCAAGGCCGGCAAGGGTCCGACCAAGGACCAGTACGTCGAGCTCTCCCGCGAGCGGACCGACAAGATCTTCGTCATCCTCGCGGAGTTCGGCGACGAGCGGCACCCGGATTTCCCGGACAAGGACACCGACCCGAACACCGCGGGTCCGACCAAGTTCGACGGGCCGCGCGTCAACCAGATCCCCCAGCCCAACCGGGCGGTGGACAACTCCACGGTCTGGCAGCCGGACTACAGCGCCGAGCACTACCGGCAGCTGTACTTCGGCACCAAGCCGGGTGACGAGTCGCTGAAGCAGTACTACGAGGCCCAGTCCTCGGGTCGGTACAGCGTCGAGGGCGAGGTCACCAACTGGGTCAAGGTCAAGTACAACGAGGCCCGGTACGGGCGCTCCGACGACCCGAAGGCCGACGACGACCCGACCGGCGACCCGGCGGTCTGCGACAGCAATGTCTGCAGCAACACCTGGGACCTGGTCCGGGACGCCGCGAACCAGTGGGTCGCCGACCAGAAGAAGCAGGGCCGGACGGACGCGCAGATCGCCGCGGACGTCAAGTCGATGGACGAGTACGACCGTTACGACTACGACGGCGACGGCAACTTCAACGAGCCCGACGGCTACATCGACCACTTCCAGATCGTCCACGCCGGCGGCGACCAGGCCGACGGTGACCCGATCCAGGGTGAGGACGCCATCTGGAGCCACCGCTGGTACGCGTACGCCAGCGACCAGGGCAACACCGGTCCGGCCGACTTCCCGGCCGGTGGCACGCAGATCGGCAACACCGGCGTCTGGATCGGCGACTACACGATCCAGCCGGAGAACGGTGGCCGGAGCGTCTTCTACCACGAGTACGGTCACGACCTCGGTCTGCCGGACGACTACAACGTGGGCACCAGCGCCGACAACAACAACGAGCACTGGACCCTGATGGCCCAGAGCCGGCTCGGCGCCAAGAACGACGCCGGCATCGGTGACCGCGGTGGTGACCTGGGCGCGTGGAACAAGCTCCAGCTCGGCTGGCTCGACTACGAGACGGTCGTCGCCGGTCAGAAGCGCACCCTGAACCTGGGGCCGCAGGAGTACAACTCGTCCAAGGCGCAGGCTGCCGTCGTGGTGCTGCCGCAGCGGGAGTACACGTTCCAGAACGGCAAGCCGTTCGAGGGTACGAAGCAGTACTTCTCCGGTAACGCGGACGACCTGAACAGCTCGATGACCCGGACCCTGGACTTCACCGGGAAGTCGACGGCCGCTCTCACCATGAAGGGCCGGTACAACATCGAGACCGGCTTCGACTACATGTTCTTCGAGGCGTCGCTCGACGGCGGTAGCAGCTGGGTGAGCCTGCCCGGCACCGTCGACGGTCGGCCGCTGAAGGAGATCTCCCCCGGCCGCTTCGCCCTCGACGGCAGCAGCAGGGGCAACTGGGTCGACGTCAACATCCCGATGGACGCGGCGGCCGGCAAGGTCGTGCAGTTCCGGCTGCGCTACCAGACGGACGGCGGTGTGTCCTCCGGCGGCTTCTACGGTGACGCCATCACCGTGACCGCCGACGGTCAGACCGTTCTCGCCGACGGCGCCGAGGCCGGCACCAACGGCTGGACCCTGGCGGGTGGCTTCGGCATCGTCGAGGAGACCTACACCCGCAAGTTCGACAACTACTACATCGCGGGCAACCGGTCCTACGTCTCGTACGACAAGTACCTGAAGACCGGCCCGTACTTCTTCGGCTACGCGAACACCCGCCCGGACTACGTGGACCACTACGCGTACCAGGAGGGTCTGCTGATCTCGTACTGGAACCTGCGTTGGGCGGACAACAACACCGCTCCGGCGTCGGCGACCAACCCGGGTGGTCACCCGGGTGAGGGTCGGAACCTGTACATCGACTCGCGTCCGCGGCCGCTCTACAACCTGACCGGGCAGCCCTGGCGGGCCCGCGTCCAGGTCTACGACGCGCCGTTCAGCCTGAAGAAGGCCGACTCGTTCACCCTGCACATCAACAGCCAGCCGCAGTACATCCGCGGTCAGGCCGCTGCTCCGGTGTTCGACGACAGCAAGCAGTACTGGTTCGCCGAGCTGCCGAACCACGGTGTCAAGGTCCCGAACAACGGGGTCAAGATCCGCGTGGTCGAGCAGAACGGCACCTCGATGAAGATCCGCATCTCCTGA